A single Lactuca sativa cultivar Salinas chromosome 8, Lsat_Salinas_v11, whole genome shotgun sequence DNA region contains:
- the LOC128127708 gene encoding polynucleotide 3'-phosphatase ZDP-like, whose translation MPSSSTCIKIVAEYAKSGRSSCKKCSEKIDSKSLRLGSSIWDPRGYENTKSYHSDCFFPLDVNLLSAELIEGFSQLKSNDQEKLKKLMTERDQSSKKTSDKIDEDIGLKIDFSANDVKDNYKDAMLLQKSYIMSNIAKLEFAALEVSGKNYVSWMIDVKMHLESVGISNTIYEFNN comes from the exons ATGCCTTCTTCCTCCACTTGTATCAAGATTGTTGCAGAGTATGCAAAGTCAGGAAGATCTTCATGTAAAAAATGCTCTGAAAAAATCGATTCAAAATCTTTAAGATTAGGATCGAGTATTTGGGACCCACGAGGGTATGAAAACACCAAATCGTATCACTCAGACTGTTTCTTCCCTCTTGATGTAAACTTGTTGTCAGCAGAATTAATCGAAGGATTTTCACAACTCAAG AGCAATGATCAAGAAAAACTGAAGAAACTTATGACTGAAAGGGATCAATCTTCTAAGAAG ACATCTGATAAAATTGATGAAGACATTGGATTGAAGATAGACTTTTCAGCTAATGATGTCAAGGACAATTACAAG GATGCTATGCTATTACAGAAAAG TTACATTATGTCCAACATTGCAAAGCTCGAGTTTGCAGCACTTGAAGTTAGTGGGAAAAACTACGTGTCATGGATGATAGATGTAAAAATGCATCTTGAATCCGTAGGTATCTCAAATACTATATATGAATTTAATAATTGA
- the LOC111911181 gene encoding uncharacterized protein LOC111911181, producing MGTRQSSQVFLRKHIDEMLRFEYLDVTDPSILWNLLKERFDHQKEVILPNDRDEWRTLRFQDFKKVNEYNSALFRICSQLKYCGQEVTDEDMLEKTYSTFHATNITLMQQYRMQKFTRYSKLNACLLVAEQNNELFMKNHESRPRSVALPEANATNIDGHQNNTRGRGRGRGRG from the coding sequence ATGGGCACAAGACAAAGCTCACAAGTTTTCCTTCGTAAGCATATTGATGAAATGTTGAGATTTGAATATCTTGATGTTACTGATCCAAGTATTCTCTGGAATCTTCTGAAAGAAAGATTTGATCATCAAAAGGAAGTTATACTTCCAAATGATAGAGATGAATGGAGAACACTAAGGTTTCAAGACTTTAAGAAAGTAAATGAATACAACTCAGCTTTGTTCAGAATATGTTCACAACTCAAGTATTGTGGACAAGAGGTTACTGATGAAGATATGTTGGAGAAAACTTACTCAACATTTCATGCAACAAACATTACCTTGATGCAACAATATCGGATGCAAAAGTTCACAAGATATTCTAAATTGAATGCATGTCTGCTCGTTGCAGAGCAAAACAATGAACTCTTTATGAAAAACCATGAATCTCGTCCAAGATCAGTAGCACTTCCTGAAGCAAATGCTACAAATATTGATGGTCATCAAAACAATACACGTGGACGAGGGAGAGGTCGTGGTCGAGGATGA